GTGTTCCTGGCCGTCGCCGCCTTCGGGGCGGGCCGGATCCTCGGCCTGGACACGTTCATCGAGAACTACGAACTCGGTGGCGAGAAGCTCATCGAGAAGTACCCCAGGCTCGACTACATCCTCGGCTGAACCGGGGATGCACCGGTTCGTTTCTGTTCCCTTCTCTACTGTTTCTCCGAAAGGCAGACACCGTAGGGTAGCGAGGAGCTATCCCCGGTACGGTATGTTCGACTGTTCGTGAAATGCAGAGACCGAGGCGCTTTTGACCCACCCACGACTACGCCTACCCGTGCTATCGGTCGAGTTGCACTGCCACTCCGCGCTTTCGTACGACGGTCACGACCCCGTCGAGCTTCTCTTGCAGCAGGCGGCGGCGGTCGGGCTGGACGCGCTGGCGGTGACCGACCACGACGAGATCGACGCGAGCCTCGAGGCCGTCCGGAAGGCCCCCGAGTACGGCCTCGTCGGCATCCCCGGGATGGAGGTGACGACCGCGGCCGGCCACGTCCTCGCACTCGGTGTCGAGGAGAAGGTGCCGGTCGGGATGCCATTCGACGAGACGCTCACGTTCATCCGGGACCACGGCGGCATCGCGGTGGTCCCGCACCCGTTCCAGGAGTCCCGGAGCGGCGTCATGGAGAACATCACGCGCGAGGAGCTGGCGACGGCCGACGCCATCGAGGTGTACAACTCGCGCCTGCTCACCGGGCGGTCGAACCGGCAGGCCAAGCGCTTCGCCGAGCAGTTCGGGCTGCCGATGACGGCCGGGAGCGACGCCCACATCAGCGAGATGGTCGGGCAGGCGGTGACCCGCGTCGGCGCAGACGAGCGAAGCGCCGACGCCATCCTCGACGCGATCCGCGAGGGGCGGACCACGGTCGAGGGCAAGCGGACGCCGTGGCGCATCAGTTTCCAGCAGGCCGCGAGCGGGGCGAAACGCCGCGTGAAGAACCGGCTGCAGGAGTTCCTCCTGTGACACTGCAGGGCGCGTCTGCCGAGGTCGTTCGACGGGCGGTCGACGACGACGAGCCACTGCCCGGGACGGCCGGGTTCGCCGGCGAACTCGACGGGAGGCTCGTCAGGGACGTCCTCGGGCGCTACCCGCTCTTCGCGGACCCGGCGACGGGTGACTGGGCGTTCGACCCGACCGAACTTTCCAACCCTGAGGCGGTCGCTCCCGGCTCGTACGTCACCGACGATGGTCAGCGTCGACAGTGGACGCTCCCGTCGCTGGAGCCAGAACAGGACCGACGTGCGGCTGTCCAGAACGTCCGGGCGGCCATCCGGGAGAGCGCGGCGACCCTCCCCAGGGACGGGAAGACGGCGGTCGCCTTCTCCGGCGGCGTCGACTCCGCGCTGGTCGCCGCACTGGTCGACGGACCCTGTTACGTCGTCGGCTTCCCGGAGAGCCACGACCTCGCCCAGGCCCGGCGCGCTGCCGAACTGATGGACGTCGAGTTACGGGTGGTCGAGTTGACGACCGACCGGCTGGCTGCGGCGGTTCCAGCCGTCGCCGAGGCGACCGGCCGGACGAACGCGATGGACGTCGGCATCGCGCTCCCGCTGTATCTCGTCGCCGAGCAGGTCGCCGCCGACGGCTACGACCGGCTGGCGGTCGGGCAGGGCGCGGACGAACTGTTCGGCGGCTACGCGAAGGTGGCCGGCGCACCCGACGACCCCCGGGTCGAGGCGACGACGGTCCGGGCCGCGGCCCGCGAGCTGATGGGTACCCTGCCGAACCAGCTCGAACGCGACGTGCTCGGGTTGCGGGCGGCCGGCGTCGAACCGGTCGCGCCGCTGTTGCACGACGCGGTGGTCGCGGCCGCGCTCCGGCTGCCCGGCGAGTTGCTCGTCGACGGGCGCGGGGAACGCAAGAAGGCACTCCGGCTGGCCGCGCGTGACTGGCTCCCGGATGCGGTCGCGTTCCGGGAGAAGAAGGCGGTCCAGTACGGGAGTCTCGTGGCGCGGGAACTCGACCGGCTCGCGCGACAGGCCGGGTTCAAACGGCGACTCGACGACCACGTGACGCGCTACGTGGAATCGCGGGTGTGAGGCCATGGGGTGGCCCCACGGCCTGACGCCACGGCGTGACGCGTCCTCAGGTCCACGCTCGGAGGCAGGTCCCGGAACAGAACGTCAGCTCGACGCTCGTGTGCCGGTCCTCGGCGTGGGTGATGAGCGTGAAGGCGGTCGGGTCGGTGGCGGAACAGTTCACACAGCTCATGGAATATAGTTGGGTTTCTAACTATTAAACTGGCGCGGCCGTCTATCCCCTGAGTCGAGTCGAGAGCACCTCTCGCGCCAGATGCCGGCGATTTCCACACGCGATGGGCAGCGTCAGTGTGCGTCTCCGTTGCTGGTGTCGACGTCGGCTCCGACCGCCGCGATGGCGCGCTGCCCGATCTCGACCACGTCCGGTTCCAGCCAGTCGGCTGCCGCCTGCAGGCGGTCCGCCGTGAACCACTCCCACGCGTCGACCGGGGTCTCGCCCGGGGCCGGGTCGAGGTCGCGGGACGCCGCCTCGCCGTAGTAGATGTGGTCGACGTGCTGGTGGCCGACCTGCCCGTCGCAGACGTTGATGTCCTCGAGCAGCAGGTGCTGTGGTCGCGGGATGGACCGGACCGTGTCGGACTCGATGTCGCCCTCTGGTGCGACGAGGTCGACGTCGAGGCCCGTCTCCTCGCAGGTCTCCCGGAGTGCCGCCTCGTGGGGCGTCTCGGCCCGGTCGACGTGGCCGCCCGGCGGGAACCACATGTCGAGCTTCTCGTGCTCGTGAAGCAGCGTGGCGCCGTCGTTGACCACGTAGACGGTCGCGACGAAGTGGCGGGTCGTCTCCATGGCCGAACGGTCCGGACGGGTCGGCTTGTAGGCGTCGGTCCCGGGCGTCTGCGCGCAGGACGGAACGCCTTTGTCGACGTGGCCCGGCGATTCGAACGTGCGATTACGGTACCTCTACGCGGTCGGTGCGGTCGTGCTCCTGCTCGGGGTCGCCATCGTCGGCGTCGGGTTGACCACGCCCGAGGAGTGCACCGCGGACTACGCCATCGACGTGAACCGCAGCGTCACCGAGAACCGGACGGTGGTCGAGGCCGGGAACCTCTCCGAGCCGGTCCAGCAGGCCGTCCAGACCGTCGTCGAGGAGAACCGGACCGCGTTCGTCGAACCCGAGCAGTACCGCGGGGAGCTGGCGAACCGGACCGTCCAGTACGAGGGCGAACTGTACCCCATCGAGGGCACGGAGGTCCTGAACTGCGCCGGGGGCCGCGACGACCTCTACATCCTCGTCGGGTTCTGGATCGCCGTCTTCGGGACGGTGGTGCTGTCGCTGGTCGGACTGTACGATTACGGGAAGGACAGGCTGCGGACCGACGCCGACTACCGCTGAGTCGTCGGTTCGAACCCGCGTCGTCTCAGAGCGGCTGTTCCGCCTCGAGCAGTTCGTGATAGCGGTTCCGGATGGTGACCTCGGAGATGTTCGCGACCTCGCTGACCTCGTTCTGCGTGACCTTCTCGTTGGCCAGCAGCGAGGCGGCGTAGACGGCCGCGGCGGCGAGGCCGACGGGGGACTTCCCGGAGTGGATGCCCTCGCGTTTCGCCGTCTCCAGGAGCTGGCGGGCCCGGCGCTCGCCCTCGTCGGAGATACCGAGTTCGCTGGCGAAGCGGGGGACGTAGCTCACGGGGTCGGCGGGCTGTATCTCGAGGTTGAGTTCGCGGACGACGTAGCGGTAGGTCCGGGCGATCTCGTCGCGGTCGACCCGGGAGACGTTGGTCACCTCGTCGAGGCTGCGGGGCGTGCCGGCCTGGCGGGCCGCCGCGTAGAGCGAGGCCGTCGAGACGCCCTCGATGGAGCGCCCGGGGAGGAGGTCCTCGTTGAGGGCGCGGCGATAGATGACGGAGGCGGTCTCGCGGACGTTCTTCGGGAGGCCCAGCGCACTGGCCATGCGGTCGATCTCGCCCAGTGCCTGCTTCAGGTTGCGCTCCTTGGAGTCACGGGTGCGGAAGCGCTCGTTCCAGGTGCGCAGGCGCTGCATCTTCTGGCGCTGACTGGAGCTGAGCTGGCGGCCGTAGGCGTCCTTGTCCTGCCAGCCGATGTTGGTCGAGAGGCCCTCGTCGTGCATCATCTTCGTCGTCGGGGCGCCGACGCGGGACTTCTCGTCCTTCTCCTTCGAGTCGAACGCGCGCCACTCCGGGCCGCGGTCGACGTTGTCCTCGGCGACGACCAGGCCGCAGTCGTTGCAGACGACCTCGCCGTGTTCGCTGTCGGTGAGCAGGTCGCCGCCACACTCGGGGCAGACGGTCTCGTGTTCCTGTGTCTCTGTCTCCTCTGTTCGGTTCGCTCGGCTCTCGTCGGCCTGCTGGCGTCGGATACTCGTATCGGTCATGGGTGGGGGATTACCGCGGATGCGGCGGAGAACGGTCGTTGTAATATCTGTTGCGTTCTGGGCGACTTAAACTCTTGGGCCAATACAGTTAGGCGAACTGGATTATTTTGTAACGAATCGGAAAGCAGGTTTCTCGAAAGTGGTAACCACGGGGTAACTGCGCAGAACCAACACCCGGTTTATAGTTTCTTGCCGGCGAGGCTGCTCCCGGTCGAAGCGACGTGTCGCCCCGGCGCGAACCGGCGGCCCGCCCCCGTATCGAAACCCTTACTCGGGCGAACCCAGTCTGGTCGACCATGAGCGACACGTCCGCCAGTCCAGAGGATGTCCGGCACGTCGCGGACCTGGCACGCGTCGACCTCGCCGACGACGAGGTCGACGAGTTCGCCGAGCAGTTCGCGGACATCCTCGAGTACTTCGACGCACTCGACGAGGTACCCGAGGTCGACCACGAGGCCGACCTCGTGAACGTCATGCGTCCCGACGAGGAGCGCGAGTGCCTCGACCGCGAGGACGCCCTGCGCAACGCCGAGGAGACCGAAGACGGCTTCTTCAAGGGTCCGAACGTCTCATGAGCCAGATATTCATCACCGAGGAGACCATCGAGGGCGCGGCCGACGGGCCCCTCGCCGACCGGACCGTCGCCGTCAAGGACAACATCTCGACCGAGGGCGTCCGGACCACCTGTGGCTCCGCGATGCTCGACGACTACGTTCCCCCCTACGACGCGACCGTCGTCTCCCGCCTGAAAGACGCCGGCGCGACCATCGTCGGCAAGGCCAACATGGACGAGTTCGGGATGGGCACGACGACGGAGACCTCCGCGTTCGGTCCGACCGAGAACCCCGTCGCCGAGGGCCGCGTCCCCGGCGGCTCCTCGGGTGGCTCCGCCGCGGCCGTCGCCGCCGGCGAGGCCGACCTCGCGCTCGGCTCCGACACCGGTGGCTCCATCCGCTGTCCCGCCGCGTTCTGCGGCGTCGTCGGCATCAAGCCGACCTACGGGCTGGTCTCGCGCTACGGCCTCGTCGCCTACGCGAACTCGCTGGAGCAGATCGGTCCCATCGCCCCCGACGTGGAAGCAGCCGCCGAACTGCTGGACGTCATCGCGGGCCCGGACGACCGCGACGCGACGACCCGCGAGGCGGGCGCCGACTCGGACTACGCTGCCGCGGCCGACGGCGACGTCGACGGTCTCCGCATCGGCGTCCCGACCGAACTCGTCGAGGGTGCCGACGAGGGCGTCAAAGAGCAGTTCTACGCCGCGCTGGACGAGCTCGAATCGCAGGGCGCCGAGTACCACGAGGTCTCGCTGGAGTCCGTCGAGTACGCCGTGCAGGCCTACTACGTCATCGCGATGTCCGAGGCGTCCTCGAACCTCGCGCGGTTCGACGGCGTCCGGTACGGACATTCGGGCGGCTACGACGGTAACTGGAACGAGGTCTTCGGGAGGGCCCGCGAGGAGGGCTTCGGCCCCGAGGTCAAGCGGCGCGTCCTGCTTGGCACCTACGCCCTCTCCGCCGGCTACCACGACAAGTACTACAAGAAGGCACAGGACGCCCGTGCCTGGGTCGAGCAGGACTTCGACGAGGCATTCGAGGACGCCGACGTGCTCGCCTCGCCGACCATGCCCGTCCCGCCGATGAAGCTCGGCGAGTCCCTCTCGGACCCGCTGAAGATGTACCTCGCCGACGCCAACACGGTCCCGGTGAACCTCGCGAACCTCCCCGCCATCTCGGTGCCGGCGGGCGAGACCGACGGCCTCCCGGTCGGGCTCCAGCTCGTCGGGAAGCAGTTCGACGAGGAGACGATCATCCGGGCCGGCAGCGCGCTGGCCTGAAGACGGGGGTCGTCCGCACGAGTACCGCGAGTGCGGTTCACCGGCGGCTTGCCGCCGGTTTTTTGGCCGAGCTTTTTCCACGAGCGGTCGCTCCGCCGACCCGACGTGGAAAAAGGTCGGAGACGATCATCCGGGCCGGCAGCGCGCTGGCCTGAGTTCGGTCGTCGTCTTCCCGTCTCCCTTTTCAACACCCGGTTGGACACTAATGCAACCACAACAGTTATGCGGACATTTCTCATACCAACGGTAACGACTGGTCGACAGCGGTGACCAGGGGGATTCCAGATGAGAATTGCCAAAGACACAGACGTCGAGTTCGACGAGTTCTCCCGGGCCTGTGACCTCGTCGAGGACTACTACGGGGACCTCATCGACGAGGTGGCGCTGCACGCACCCATCTCGCGTCGACAGCTGGTGGCCGTCCTCGCACGGGCACAGCTATCCGGCCGCGGGCTCGGCCCGGAGACGCTCGACGAACAGGGGGAGCAGGTGTACCAGTCGAACGACGAGACGCTGTTCTGGCTGGACGGGATGTTCTGGCGGCGGCTCCGCGAGAACCACAACCTCAGTCCCGACGAGGGGCGGGCGGCCCGCGAGGTACACCGTCGCATCATCGAGGCGATCGACGGCGACGTCGGGTACTACAACCGCGAACGCGACCCGTTCGTGCTCATCGAACGGTCACACCCGACGGCGTAGAACGAACGCGAAAAGATCCTTCTCTCGCTACTGGTAGGCGAGGTTCATTATCCACTGCGTGAAGGCGTCGCTCTGGGGGTCGGCCTCCTCCTCGCCGATGAACGGCGAGAGCATGTCGCCGGCCATCAGGAGCGAGAACTCCAGGTCCGCGGCGACGGGCTGGATGAAGTAGGTGTTGTGGCCGTTGTAGACCGTCTCCTCCCGGTCGACGAGTTCCTTCTCGACGAGGGACTCGACGATGCGCGAGCCCTTGCGCGAGGAGACGTCGAGTTCCTTCCAGAAGTCGCTCTGGTGGATGCCGCCGGTCTCGCGGACGAGCTCGAGGCCAGCCAGCTCCTCCTCGGTGAGGTCCTCCTCGGCGACGCTCACAGCGAACACCCCCATGTCGTCGTAGGCATGGCTATCACGTCTGAAAGACGTGTGTCGAATCGCTTAAAACTGCCCTTCGAGGTCAACGGGTTCGTGTGTCGTCTCGCAGGGCGGGCCGTCGGCCCAGCGGTAGTCGACCGTGTCGCCGAGGACGATGAGCGAGGAGGAACGCGTCCCGTACCGCCCCTCGGGGTCGTGGACGCAGACGCCGAAGTCGTGGTCGCCGAGGACGGCGGCGGCGCGGTCGCGCCACTCGACCGCCGTCTCGGCGTCGCGGGGCTGGAGTTCGGCCCGGACCGCGCGGGCGTTCTCGGCCTGCTCGCGGGCGATATCGGCGCGGTGGCTCGGAATCTCGAAGGTGTCGTCCGCGCCGACGTTGACGACGACGTGGACGCCGGGGTCGAGGGCGGTGACGGTGAGCTCGCCGTCCCACTCGAAGAGGAAGGCGTCCTCGGGGTCGGCGACGACGAGGTTGAAGCCCTGGTACTCGTGGTCGGCGACCGCCTCCTCGACGAGGGCCCGTGCTGCCGCGGCACTCGGCTGGCGGAGCGCGTCCCGGACGAGCAGGCCCCGCGAACGCTCCCCGGCGAGGTCGGCGTCGACCCAGCGGTTCGTCACGCCGACGAAGAGGTCGTGCTCGGTGACGCCGACCCAGGTACCGCCGGCCTGCTCGTCGCGGGGGGCGACGACGACGGGGTCGGTCTCGACGACGCTCGGGGGACGGGCCGGGCGGGCGAGCAGTTCGTCACGGTTCGCCGCGACGACGACCGGCTCGTCGAACACGCGCCAGGCGATGGTGAGGGTACACACGCCCGGCGGTAGGGTGTGAGACGACAAAAACGTCCGGTAGCCGTATGTTCCTGCACTCCCTAGGGATGGTGTTATGCGAGTCGCCGTCGCGGGCACGTTCGGGCCGATTCACGATGGCCACCGACGCCTCTTCGAGTCCGCCCTCGAGCTGGGGACCGACGGGGTCGTCGTCGGACTGACGAGTGACGCCTTCGCGTCGGAGTCCCGGGACCGGGAGGTCCCCTCGTTCGAGGCACGCGAGCAGGTGCTCAAGCGCGAGCTCACCGACATGAACTTCTGGGGCCGCCCCCTCGAGATCCGCAAGATCGCCTCCGAGGACGCGTTCGCGGCGACCGAGCACGACCTCGACGGGGTCGTCGTCTCCCCGGAGACGTACCCCGAGACGGCGGACATCAACGAGACGCGCCGGGAGAACGACTTCGACGAACTCATCGCCGTGGTCGTCCCGCTGGTCCGCGACGCCGAGGGCGAGCGTATCTCCTCGACGCGAATCGTCGAGGGCGAGGTCGACGAACACGGCGCGCCGACCCCGTCGTAGGGCGTCTCACCCCGCGGATCTCACCG
This window of the Haloarchaeobius amylolyticus genome carries:
- a CDS encoding PHP domain-containing protein, giving the protein MLSVELHCHSALSYDGHDPVELLLQQAAAVGLDALAVTDHDEIDASLEAVRKAPEYGLVGIPGMEVTTAAGHVLALGVEEKVPVGMPFDETLTFIRDHGGIAVVPHPFQESRSGVMENITREELATADAIEVYNSRLLTGRSNRQAKRFAEQFGLPMTAGSDAHISEMVGQAVTRVGADERSADAILDAIREGRTTVEGKRTPWRISFQQAASGAKRRVKNRLQEFLL
- a CDS encoding asparagine synthase C-terminal domain-containing protein, whose protein sequence is MQGASAEVVRRAVDDDEPLPGTAGFAGELDGRLVRDVLGRYPLFADPATGDWAFDPTELSNPEAVAPGSYVTDDGQRRQWTLPSLEPEQDRRAAVQNVRAAIRESAATLPRDGKTAVAFSGGVDSALVAALVDGPCYVVGFPESHDLAQARRAAELMDVELRVVELTTDRLAAAVPAVAEATGRTNAMDVGIALPLYLVAEQVAADGYDRLAVGQGADELFGGYAKVAGAPDDPRVEATTVRAAARELMGTLPNQLERDVLGLRAAGVEPVAPLLHDAVVAAALRLPGELLVDGRGERKKALRLAARDWLPDAVAFREKKAVQYGSLVARELDRLARQAGFKRRLDDHVTRYVESRV
- a CDS encoding NUDIX hydrolase, producing METTRHFVATVYVVNDGATLLHEHEKLDMWFPPGGHVDRAETPHEAALRETCEETGLDVDLVAPEGDIESDTVRSIPRPQHLLLEDINVCDGQVGHQHVDHIYYGEAASRDLDPAPGETPVDAWEWFTADRLQAAADWLEPDVVEIGQRAIAAVGADVDTSNGDAH
- a CDS encoding transcription initiation factor IIB — encoded protein: MTDTSIRRQQADESRANRTEETETQEHETVCPECGGDLLTDSEHGEVVCNDCGLVVAEDNVDRGPEWRAFDSKEKDEKSRVGAPTTKMMHDEGLSTNIGWQDKDAYGRQLSSSQRQKMQRLRTWNERFRTRDSKERNLKQALGEIDRMASALGLPKNVRETASVIYRRALNEDLLPGRSIEGVSTASLYAAARQAGTPRSLDEVTNVSRVDRDEIARTYRYVVRELNLEIQPADPVSYVPRFASELGISDEGERRARQLLETAKREGIHSGKSPVGLAAAAVYAASLLANEKVTQNEVSEVANISEVTIRNRYHELLEAEQPL
- the gatC gene encoding Asp-tRNA(Asn)/Glu-tRNA(Gln) amidotransferase subunit GatC; translated protein: MSDTSASPEDVRHVADLARVDLADDEVDEFAEQFADILEYFDALDEVPEVDHEADLVNVMRPDEERECLDREDALRNAEETEDGFFKGPNVS
- the gatA gene encoding Asp-tRNA(Asn)/Glu-tRNA(Gln) amidotransferase subunit GatA, which translates into the protein MSQIFITEETIEGAADGPLADRTVAVKDNISTEGVRTTCGSAMLDDYVPPYDATVVSRLKDAGATIVGKANMDEFGMGTTTETSAFGPTENPVAEGRVPGGSSGGSAAAVAAGEADLALGSDTGGSIRCPAAFCGVVGIKPTYGLVSRYGLVAYANSLEQIGPIAPDVEAAAELLDVIAGPDDRDATTREAGADSDYAAAADGDVDGLRIGVPTELVEGADEGVKEQFYAALDELESQGAEYHEVSLESVEYAVQAYYVIAMSEASSNLARFDGVRYGHSGGYDGNWNEVFGRAREEGFGPEVKRRVLLGTYALSAGYHDKYYKKAQDARAWVEQDFDEAFEDADVLASPTMPVPPMKLGESLSDPLKMYLADANTVPVNLANLPAISVPAGETDGLPVGLQLVGKQFDEETIIRAGSALA
- a CDS encoding helix-turn-helix transcriptional regulator, translating into MGVFAVSVAEEDLTEEELAGLELVRETGGIHQSDFWKELDVSSRKGSRIVESLVEKELVDREETVYNGHNTYFIQPVAADLEFSLLMAGDMLSPFIGEEEADPQSDAFTQWIMNLAYQ
- a CDS encoding NRDE family protein codes for the protein MCTLTIAWRVFDEPVVVAANRDELLARPARPPSVVETDPVVVAPRDEQAGGTWVGVTEHDLFVGVTNRWVDADLAGERSRGLLVRDALRQPSAAAARALVEEAVADHEYQGFNLVVADPEDAFLFEWDGELTVTALDPGVHVVVNVGADDTFEIPSHRADIAREQAENARAVRAELQPRDAETAVEWRDRAAAVLGDHDFGVCVHDPEGRYGTRSSSLIVLGDTVDYRWADGPPCETTHEPVDLEGQF
- a CDS encoding phosphopantetheine adenylyltransferase, which encodes MRVAVAGTFGPIHDGHRRLFESALELGTDGVVVGLTSDAFASESRDREVPSFEAREQVLKRELTDMNFWGRPLEIRKIASEDAFAATEHDLDGVVVSPETYPETADINETRRENDFDELIAVVVPLVRDAEGERISSTRIVEGEVDEHGAPTPS